One Solea senegalensis isolate Sse05_10M linkage group LG21, IFAPA_SoseM_1, whole genome shotgun sequence DNA segment encodes these proteins:
- the amacr gene encoding alpha-methylacyl-CoA racemase, giving the protein MALAGVRVIELAGLAPAPFCGMILADFGAKVIRVDRTKVSMALDKQGRGKLSVSINLKTAKGVALLRKLCVQSDVVIEPYRKGVMEKLGLGPDDMLKENPRLIYARLTGYGQTGTYASAAGHDINYLAMSGLLSRLGRSGEKPYAPLNLVADFAGGGLTCALGIVMALLERTKSGKGQIIDASMVEGAAYVGSFIWKARSLGMWDRSRGENMLDSGAPFYDTYETSDGKYMAVGAIEPQFYQQLLRGLELDAGALPPQMSFSDWPGLRQIFTERFASKTQAEWSRVFDGTDACVTPVLSFDQVSAHPHNQERASFVVDSGGEESPRPAPVLSRTPAEPCLTPDPVIGEHTVKVLEEYGFTSAEIKQMLGADVIECNASRAKL; this is encoded by the exons ATGGCACTGGCTGGAGTGAGAGTCATCGAGCTGGCAGGCCTGGCTCCGGCTCCTTTCTGTGGCATGATCCTGGCAGACTTTGGAGCAAAGGTGATTCGCGTGGATCGCACCAAGGTTTCTATGGCATTGGACAAACAAGGACGGGGGAAACTGTCTGTATCCATCAACCTGAAGACAGCAAAGGGTGTCGCTCTCCTCAGGAAGCTCTGTGTCCAGTCTGATGTGGTCATCGAGCCCTATCGTAAAG GTGTGATGGAGAAGCTGGGACTTGGTCCAGATGACATGTTGAAGGAAAATCCTCGTCTCATCTATGCTCGGTTGACGGGGTACGGGCAGACTGGGACATATGCCAGTGCAGCCGGGCATGACATCAACTACCTCGCCATGTCAG GCCTTTTATCTCGACTGGGACGCAGTGGAGAGAAACCCTATGCTCCACTGAATCTGGTAGCAGACTTTGCAGGCGGTGGACTCACTTGTGCCCTGGGAATAGTCATGGCACTGCTGGAGAGGACCAAGTCAGGGAAAGGTCAAATCATTGATGCTAGCATG GTGGAAGGAGCCGCATATGTTGGCTCATTTATATGGAAAGCTCGTAGTCTTGGCATGTGGGACCGTTCTAGAGGCGAGAACATGCTGGACAGTGGAGCGCCCTTCTACGATACTTACGAGACGTCGGATGGAAAGTACATGGCTGTGGGCGCCATAGAGCCGCAATTCTACCAACAGCTGCTTCGGG GTTTAGAGTTGGATGCTGGAGCGTTGCCTCCTCAGATGAGCTTCAGTGATTGGCCAGGGCTGAGACAGATATTCACCGAACGTTTCGCTTCAAAGACCCAGGCAGAATGGTCGAGGGTGTTTGACGGAACCGATGCCTGTGTGACACCCGTTTTGTCTTTCGACCAGGTGAGCGCACACCCACATAACCAGGAAAGAGCTTCTTTCGTGGTGGACTCCGGTGGCGAAGAAAGCCCCCGCCCTGCCCCGGTTCTCTCTCGCACCCCTGCAGAGCCTTGCCTCACTCCTGACCCTGTCATTGGAGAGCACACAGTCAAGGTCTTAGAGGAGTATGGCTTTACGTCAGCAGAGATAAAGCAGATGTTAGGGGCAGATGTCATAGAGTGTAATGCAAGCAGAGCAAAGTTGTAG